From the genome of Actinacidiphila yeochonensis CN732, one region includes:
- a CDS encoding TadE/TadG family type IV pilus assembly protein: MTVPTTRPRDDRGAATTQLVLVVPLVLLLTLLVVQFALAWHARHIAQYAAQRALAAARVEDGTAGDGRAQAWQSIDSLGPHILTRPAVTVDRNRTGTSVRVEGTVITVVPGVNLHVAGTASGPTERLTTTPGGNRL, translated from the coding sequence GCGCGGCCACGACGCAGCTCGTACTGGTCGTCCCGCTCGTGCTCCTGCTCACATTGCTGGTGGTGCAGTTCGCTCTCGCCTGGCACGCCCGCCACATCGCCCAGTACGCCGCACAGCGGGCCCTTGCCGCGGCTCGCGTCGAGGACGGGACGGCGGGCGACGGCCGGGCACAGGCGTGGCAGAGCATCGACAGCCTCGGTCCCCACATCCTGACCCGCCCGGCCGTGACCGTCGACCGCAACCGCACCGGGACCAGCGTGCGGGTCGAGGGAACCGTCATCACCGTGGTGCCCGGCGTGAACCTGCACGTGGCGGGCACGGCCTCCGGCCCCACCGAACGCCTCACCACTACTCCAGGCGGAAACCGACTGTGA
- a CDS encoding BTAD domain-containing putative transcriptional regulator, translating to MTTSRTRTRQRLSAATTALAALALTLALLVGLPWVLWQAAGVPWPDRVSSLSELAVRLTQPMSDPLLIELLALVGWVCWAAFACTVIREITWYATHVPQLVRDRGAHDLHLASTTLKGSLAALCIGTLIVALLALWRPQNAGAQPFAPIQESGSHPTVTAPFTPSPAGARLSTTPHPATAAGGVTRGSLPEYTVRDGDTLWDIARQHLGDGLKWPRIYALNKDRVQDDGTCLTDPELIRPGWRLAIPATHSTPTPSSPLHDHAHTQPAPETTPAPISTSPAQQAPTKDTRDGHPARTGPADPAPSRSGPHDMGATQRPAPATIGLGQAGLIGVTLAAGLLAARRYWHWHQRRLHDPETDTDIPALSPLVEKAAQAAHAATQHRTPPDPEDLVVRRTPPRPPLPVHTVSIGVRDNTEVPLDELATSNGCAWTGPGAEGAARALLVGILTAAERQRPGRPRVTAIVPEDLADALLPGLPPQFSALTQCADTTEAIQAAELHLLARARARHEHEHDAMNPSPGPNEQHPTRAADLGTLLLLTAPQSVHAGQLLALASRSDPDAVIVLTLKTALPGAERWHIAPDGATTRPARPAHPVTPLRLFHLTPDAGHEMTDVLLTAHGRRPHLRVLPIPSPAPSPTPRRPQSQPEPTPDDEAPDSSDPPLAPEPPAPARGKPVRLHIFGPITLYARGNPDPIGTQLRPEVHEFLALLAAHPAGLLASDIAEKLHLDPASDQNALKNLRRAVRRALRAATGITAQEFILRQGEFHKLHPDLVETDLAEFTAALNREFHPANATSHSNSLAAVQEALDHYRGPFAQGSDYLWADAVREHLAVKATDAALRLARAAERPDAASEHREAVLALLEHLGAVHPDHERLAQHTIRLCQAAGRHDAARHAYTRLERHLADLGLEPELPTKALIASRTAAPRTTSTR from the coding sequence GTGACGACCAGCCGTACGCGGACACGTCAGCGCCTGTCCGCTGCCACCACCGCACTCGCCGCCCTGGCACTGACCCTGGCGCTGCTGGTCGGCCTGCCGTGGGTCCTGTGGCAGGCGGCCGGCGTTCCCTGGCCGGACCGTGTTTCGTCGCTCAGTGAACTGGCCGTGCGGCTCACTCAGCCGATGAGCGACCCCTTGCTGATCGAACTGCTCGCCCTGGTGGGATGGGTGTGCTGGGCCGCCTTCGCCTGCACCGTCATCCGCGAAATCACCTGGTACGCCACCCACGTTCCCCAACTGGTCCGAGACCGAGGAGCCCACGACCTCCACCTGGCGTCCACGACGCTCAAGGGGTCCTTGGCCGCGCTGTGCATCGGAACCCTGATCGTCGCCCTGCTGGCGCTGTGGCGCCCGCAGAACGCCGGCGCCCAGCCGTTCGCTCCGATCCAGGAGTCGGGATCGCACCCCACGGTGACCGCGCCCTTCACACCGTCACCCGCAGGCGCACGCCTGAGCACGACACCGCACCCTGCAACCGCCGCGGGGGGAGTGACCCGCGGCTCTCTCCCGGAGTACACGGTGCGAGATGGCGACACGCTGTGGGACATCGCCCGGCAACACCTCGGCGACGGGCTCAAGTGGCCCCGCATCTACGCCCTTAACAAGGATCGCGTCCAAGACGACGGCACGTGCCTCACCGATCCCGAACTGATCAGACCAGGCTGGCGGCTGGCCATCCCCGCCACCCACAGCACACCCACACCCTCTTCACCCCTTCACGACCACGCACATACCCAGCCCGCCCCCGAGACGACTCCAGCACCCATCTCCACCTCGCCGGCCCAGCAAGCGCCCACGAAGGACACACGCGACGGCCACCCGGCCCGCACTGGACCCGCCGACCCTGCCCCCAGTCGTTCCGGGCCACACGACATGGGGGCGACCCAACGCCCCGCCCCCGCGACGATCGGCCTCGGCCAGGCGGGCCTGATCGGCGTCACCCTGGCAGCCGGCCTGCTCGCGGCGCGCCGCTACTGGCACTGGCACCAACGCCGACTCCACGACCCGGAGACGGACACCGACATCCCGGCACTGAGCCCGCTGGTGGAAAAGGCCGCCCAAGCCGCACACGCCGCCACGCAGCACCGAACCCCACCCGACCCCGAGGACCTGGTCGTCCGACGCACCCCACCCCGTCCGCCACTCCCCGTTCACACCGTGAGCATCGGAGTGCGCGACAACACCGAGGTGCCACTCGACGAACTTGCCACTTCCAACGGCTGCGCGTGGACCGGCCCCGGCGCCGAGGGAGCCGCTCGCGCTCTGCTCGTGGGCATCCTCACCGCTGCTGAACGCCAACGTCCCGGGCGACCGAGGGTCACGGCCATCGTTCCCGAAGACCTGGCCGACGCTCTGTTGCCTGGGCTGCCCCCACAGTTCTCCGCCCTCACCCAATGCGCCGACACAACCGAAGCCATCCAGGCAGCCGAGCTGCACCTGCTCGCCCGAGCGCGGGCCCGGCACGAGCACGAGCACGACGCCATGAACCCGTCCCCGGGCCCGAACGAACAACACCCCACCCGGGCAGCGGACCTCGGCACGCTCCTCCTGCTGACCGCACCCCAGTCCGTCCACGCCGGCCAACTCCTCGCCCTCGCCTCCCGCAGCGACCCCGACGCCGTGATCGTCCTCACCCTGAAGACAGCCCTACCCGGCGCGGAACGCTGGCACATCGCCCCGGACGGGGCCACCACCCGCCCAGCCCGACCTGCCCACCCCGTAACGCCCCTACGACTGTTCCACCTCACACCCGACGCCGGACACGAGATGACCGATGTCCTGCTCACTGCCCACGGACGACGGCCGCATCTGCGCGTCCTCCCCATCCCCAGCCCGGCGCCGTCCCCGACCCCTCGACGACCGCAGTCCCAGCCCGAGCCGACGCCAGACGACGAAGCCCCCGACAGCTCCGACCCACCCCTTGCGCCTGAGCCGCCAGCGCCTGCCCGCGGCAAGCCGGTGCGCCTCCACATCTTCGGGCCGATCACCCTCTACGCCCGCGGCAACCCTGACCCCATCGGAACCCAACTACGGCCCGAGGTCCACGAATTCCTCGCCCTCCTCGCCGCCCACCCCGCTGGGCTGCTGGCCTCCGACATCGCCGAAAAGCTCCACCTCGATCCCGCAAGCGATCAGAACGCCCTGAAAAACCTCCGCCGCGCGGTACGTCGAGCACTGCGCGCCGCCACCGGAATCACCGCGCAGGAATTCATCCTCCGCCAGGGAGAATTCCACAAGCTCCACCCCGACCTCGTGGAAACCGACCTCGCTGAATTCACCGCCGCGCTGAATCGAGAATTCCATCCCGCAAACGCCACGTCACACAGCAACTCCCTGGCTGCCGTACAAGAGGCCCTGGACCACTACCGCGGCCCTTTCGCCCAAGGAAGCGACTACCTCTGGGCGGACGCCGTCAGGGAACACCTCGCCGTGAAGGCCACCGACGCTGCCCTACGCCTGGCGCGCGCCGCCGAACGCCCCGACGCGGCATCAGAGCACAGGGAAGCCGTCCTGGCGCTGCTCGAACACCTCGGCGCGGTGCACCCCGACCACGAACGGCTTGCGCAGCACACCATCCGCCTCTGCCAGGCCGCCGGCCGCCACGACGCCGCCCGCCACGCGTACACCCGCCTCGAACGCCACCTCGCCGACCTGGGCCTCGAACCCGAACTGCCCACCAAAGCCCTCATCGCCTCACGAACCGCCGCACCTCGCACTACCAGCACCAGGTGA
- a CDS encoding TadE/TadG family type IV pilus assembly protein, whose product MTARSSAQPPVAGPSNERGSATVEVVVLTPLLVLLLLFVVALGRLADARLLVADAAHQAARAASLARTEQGARAQAQRAAAQAIKDGGAACGRPQVSVTTDHLDPGSTVRVRINCTAELGDLTRTAMPGHVVLADTAYSVVDSYRSSS is encoded by the coding sequence GTGACCGCACGCTCCTCCGCACAGCCGCCTGTCGCCGGACCCAGCAACGAGCGGGGCTCGGCCACGGTCGAAGTCGTGGTGCTCACGCCGCTCCTCGTCCTCCTCCTGCTGTTCGTGGTCGCCCTCGGGCGGCTCGCCGACGCCCGCCTGCTGGTTGCCGACGCCGCTCATCAGGCCGCCCGCGCCGCGTCGCTGGCCCGCACCGAACAGGGCGCCCGCGCGCAGGCCCAGCGCGCCGCGGCCCAGGCCATCAAGGACGGCGGAGCGGCGTGCGGCAGGCCCCAGGTCAGCGTGACCACTGACCACCTGGACCCAGGCTCGACGGTGCGGGTGCGGATCAACTGCACCGCCGAACTGGGAGACCTCACCCGTACGGCGATGCCCGGCCACGTCGTCCTGGCCGACACGGCCTACTCGGTCGTCGACTCCTACCGGAGCAGCTCATGA
- a CDS encoding pilus assembly protein TadG-related protein — translation MNPPASAHTGFTAGIRARCGDGGQATAFFVGVFLALWLFAGIVLDGGLTLAGKTRAMDVAQEAARTGAEQVDLARLRRGGDVRLLKQQAAEAARRYVASTGDSGTASVAGDAVTVQVTHRQRMQILQLVGVRALTVHATATAHAERAPASLASSPGGGGER, via the coding sequence ATGAACCCTCCCGCGAGCGCCCACACGGGGTTCACCGCCGGCATCCGGGCCCGCTGCGGTGACGGCGGACAGGCGACAGCATTCTTCGTGGGGGTCTTTCTCGCTCTGTGGCTGTTCGCGGGGATCGTTCTGGACGGCGGCCTCACCCTGGCCGGCAAAACCCGGGCTATGGACGTCGCGCAGGAAGCAGCCCGCACTGGAGCCGAGCAAGTGGACCTCGCCCGCCTGCGGCGCGGCGGCGACGTCCGCTTGCTGAAGCAACAGGCGGCCGAAGCAGCCCGCAGGTACGTCGCCTCCACCGGAGACAGCGGCACAGCGTCCGTCGCAGGCGATGCGGTGACCGTCCAGGTCACCCACCGACAGCGGATGCAGATCCTGCAGCTCGTCGGCGTGCGAGCGTTGACCGTGCACGCCACGGCGACCGCCCACGCCGAGCGCGCACCCGCATCCCTCGCCTCCTCGCCCGGCGGAGGAGGAGAACGGTGA